The window TGACCATCACGATCTGGAGATGTACTTCTCCGGCCCGGACGGAAAGGAGTCCAAGGCCATGGAGATCAAATACGAACGCGCGTAGGTGAATGCGGAATGGCGTATCGGCACCCGGTATACCGCCGATTTTGAACTTGAATGGAAATGCGCGGGCGAGAAGATCATCGGGCGTAGCGGGACCAGTCGTCCTTGGACTGTCTGATTGGCTGGCCGCATTCCGGGCAGTTCCCAGATGTGTTCCCGGTAAGGTCGTAATCACATTGCGAGCAGAATCCGCGCCGGCAGATCGGCTCCATCCTCCGAGAAATGATAAAGGCGCATGCCATGTAAGTGAGGACGCATAGAATGATCAGGGCAAGGTCCACCCTGATCGGTTGAAGTGCGCCTAGAAGGAAGCAAATCAGGACACCAGCCAGGAAGGCGATCGCCAGGGCCAAACAGAAACGTCGCGGGCGTCGGAAACATATTCCGATGGCCGGCGCGGACAGAAGTCCGAAGAAGGCGCCGATGACCGCAGTAGAAAGGTTAACATAGGGCAGGCCTAAAGGGAACAGCCGGCCCGTGTCGCCCACCAAAAAACCCACTCCCATCCCGTAAAGAAAGGCGTTGGCGTACTCGGCGCAGAACGGGATATTGAGCAATCCTGCCACGAACGACCGGCGTGCGATCCTTTGGCTGAGTGCAGGCATGAAGCGAAGTCTCCCGCCACATGAACGTCGTTATCACTCGGTGGGCGTACCAGAGAGCCTGTCGAGGACACGAGGCGGAATCGGCGTCCCGCATTCGGGACACCTGCCGGAGACATTGCCGCGAAGATTATACGAACATTTCGGGCATCGCAGGCTCTCTCGAATTGCGGAGAACTGGGTAAATGTATACCCGCAAGTGGTGCAAGGATACCGCACGGGTAGTTCTGCTGCAGCAAACGCACGGCGGACCTTCAGGATCAAGCCATTCTGCAGCGAGCACAGGAAGTTGGGCAAGGTTCGCACCCTCCGCACATCTTCTCGCGAATTGCACTTCGGGCAGGTAGGCCGGTCTGGGTTCATTGTGGGCTTCTCACTGGCCGCCGGGCGGCCCACCGTCTTGGCGGTTGGGAAGCAATACTTGCAGCGAGCAAATCATGCCACCATTCCGGAGAGATAGGCCACCAGGCCGTTGCCCCAGTTTACCCTGCGGCGGCTGAATCCGTGATTCCGGATTCAGGTTGCGAACCGGAGAGCAGGTTTTCGTACAGTCGCATGTGCTGCTCGACGCTGCGACGAACGCCGAAAATCTCGTACGCCTGTCCGCGGGCGGTCTCGCGAATGCTACGCTGGGCGGCGCTGTCCAGAATGAGTCGAGCGGCGGGCACCGCCGCGGATTCATGGCTGGGGCGCTTGAAGAGCAGGCCGTTGACCTTGGCGACGACGAGCTCGGTGACGGCGTAGTCGGCCACGGCCACCACGGCTGCGCCCGCCCCGAACGCCCACGCCACGGCGGTCATGGAGGCATCATCTTCGGGTGCCACGACCATGACATCCGCCAGCGCGAAGGCCACTTCGGCGGGAACGTCGTCACCCATAAAGATCGGTCGGCACAGGGCGGGCATGTTCCCGGCGAGCCGGCGGATGCGTCGGGTCTCCGGAGAATCGCCCGGAAGAATGAATCGGATACCCTCGCGCACGGCCGCCGCAAAGCAGGCCGCGAGGAACGCCTCACGCTGTCCGCCGCGCGGCACCGCCGGGACCGGCGCGGTCACAATGAGCTCGTTCGGCGACAATCCGAAGCACTCGCGGGGCCGTTCCCGGCGGGCACGATTGAGCAGGTTGAAGTCGACGCCGGGTCGAATCACGACGCAGCGGTCGTCGGGAACGCCACCCTCGACCAGTCGCCGCCGGACCATCTCCGCGGCGCATGCGAAAGCCGTCCGGCCCGATTGTGCGATGGTGCGCAGCAGATTCCGCTCGCGGGCGTCGATACGCGGATCGAATCGTTCCACCACGATGGGGCGATCCCCGGACGATCGCGCCGCCATCGCCGGGCGCGTTCCCCAGGCGTGGATGACATCAGCATGGCAATCGGTCGCCGCCCGGGCGACGAAGGGCGCCGCCAGGACGGGCCACCCGGCAAGCGCGGGTATCGTGCGAATCGGACCATCGAACTGATGGCGAAACGACTCGGCAGCGGGCCCGATGGAGATCACGCAATGACGGATTCGGGCTTGTTGAGCGTGATCGAGAAGCTGCCGCAGGGCGAGACGCTGTTCCCAGCTCGCGGAGGCATCCAGCACGTGCAGCACGGAGATCATTGCTGGGGACGCTCAAAGTCGCCGAGTCGGTGGTCATAGAACAGCTTGGCGATGTTCTCAGCCAAGT is drawn from Phycisphaerae bacterium and contains these coding sequences:
- a CDS encoding glycosyltransferase encodes the protein MISVLHVLDASASWEQRLALRQLLDHAQQARIRHCVISIGPAAESFRHQFDGPIRTIPALAGWPVLAAPFVARAATDCHADVIHAWGTRPAMAARSSGDRPIVVERFDPRIDARERNLLRTIAQSGRTAFACAAEMVRRRLVEGGVPDDRCVVIRPGVDFNLLNRARRERPRECFGLSPNELIVTAPVPAVPRGGQREAFLAACFAAAVREGIRFILPGDSPETRRIRRLAGNMPALCRPIFMGDDVPAEVAFALADVMVVAPEDDASMTAVAWAFGAGAAVVAVADYAVTELVVAKVNGLLFKRPSHESAAVPAARLILDSAAQRSIRETARGQAYEIFGVRRSVEQHMRLYENLLSGSQPESGITDSAAAG